The Pyrus communis chromosome 5, drPyrComm1.1, whole genome shotgun sequence region ACCAATAATCCTTTCGAAATTTGATTTGATGTCCCAAAAAAGCAATAGGTTAACAACGCATTTAGCAAGCAGATAAGGTCAAAGACATTTCTTGATCCTAAATTCCTAATACATTACTATACCGGGCTCCTACTACCGCTCAAtccaaaagaaaagtgaaaaagTATGACACTCATGAAAATCATTTCATGGGGGAAGATAATATGCCAGCTACTTTATTTGGGGTAAGAAAGCATAAGAACTTTGATAATGTACATAAAAACTCATGTGCAATGTTGCAAAGACACTAATATTACCATTAATCTGCATTATTCTGCAATGAAAAACTCAACCCGGGGTTGAAGGAGGTTCAAATCCTTCCGCACTCCCCAAAAACGAGGTACAGTTCAGGAAATAGAAAATAACTCCAGGATTTGTTCCACTGCTGATTAATTAGGTTTCATGCTTTTACAGCACTCAACTTTAACAGTCTAACTCTAATCTAGTCTATTACACATTTATTATAGTGTCcctaaaaaacaaccaaaatacTAAATTCACCAGAAAATAAATGAGGATGATTGGTTGACTAAGTTCTGCTGTTTTCGTAAAAAGTAAATCTACATATAAAGCACATGAATGTAAATTATCCGTTTGAATGCCATACCACTTGTACTTCCAACAGTTTGATAACCGCCCCCTTTCCCTCCTCCATTACTATTTGGCGGGAAGATTTGCAAATTCGCTTTAGGTGCTGCATGAGTTCAAAGAAAATTCTTCAAAGCAGGAAACAAACAATGATTCCGGTGAACCTTCACCGGACTTTtactttgaaaaagaaaataaaaaataatttaaaacacaGTGAGCAAGTATAATACCTTCATAACTTGTGgtattcttttctttattttcagtAACAGCCTATCAAGCCCAAAAGGGGAAAAAAGGTAGAGCAAAGATAAGTGATTTATTTGACATTTCAAAGGGAAAACAACTTTCATAGCTTGGGTTCATATCGTTAATAATTCTTagtaatataatttaaaattgcAACTATTACTTAGAGAATGGTTGTTTAAATTGGAAAGTAGTTATATTTAAATGGAAATGCATcaagaaatataaataattgtAAAAATTACTAAGAAAttcctcaaaatctcaattatAACTAACTGTAAGTAACACTTTGGCTGCTCCGAAAAGGGgcaaaaatttaatcaaacactGTCATTGACTTTCCCTCATTTTCTCGGAAAACAAACAAACTCTAAGATCAGTCAGCTCACAAATTACATTCATGCAACGAAATTAAACCTAATTGTAAGAAATTATTAAGAAAATCCACAAAATCTCAATTATATCAAACTCTAAGCTTCACATTGGCAGCTCAGAAAAGGGgcaaaagataataaaaaaaatgtcggAACCACTGATTATCCAGAactccaaaattttcttttccttcactTTCCCTCATTTTCCCGGGAAACAAACAAGCTCTAAGATCACTTAGCTCACAAATTACATTCATGTAAAGAGAATCTAGACGCACCCAACCAATCATGTACAACTCTACAAGTTCGATTCAACGATTCGCGAATTGGTGGAAAGGAttacataaaaaaatcaaactcaaaatcgATCAGAGAACTTACAGGGACTGAGCCGAGCAAATGGCTGGTGGCGAGGCCAGCGTAGGACTCATCCATTTGAGACGGAAACCAAAACGCTGCGTTTCGAAGCTCAGAGAGTCAATGGGTTGAGATTCCGAGTTCGAGGGATCCGAGTCGGGAGCTGGAACTGAGTCAGAGAGACCAGCCCCAGGAAAGACGTTGCTTTTCGTAATTTGGAAGGAAGACAGCGAAAAGACGACCGAACGGTTTTAATTTCCCTGCACGCGCTTCTTCCGTGCGCGCGTTTACTTTGCTTTGCTTTGCTTTCCAACTGTTGCACGTGACTGGATCATGGATATCACGTGAGCTAAAAATATATGGTAAAATTAAAAAGTGTCTGAGCCCGGGTTCGAACCGGGGACCTCTAGTGTGTGAGACTAGCGTGATAACCGACTACACCACCCAGACAGATGTCCATTGACATTCCAAACAAGTTATATGGACAAATTGTAAGATCTTTGGGTTCAAGcattttaatatgattaaaagtttttttagagaaaatgttattaGGTTTCTAATGCACTTCAAGAGTTTTTTCTAGATTCACttacattttcactaaaaattgattccaaaaatattttcactgtTTCTTTAATAACACTTCCAaacaagttaattaatttttgatttaagtataattcatgttgttcatatttgagatgatttttaaaatagatgaaagttttacttttctcTTTATGCATAATTCAAATGCATTTAATTCAGATTGATTGTTTGATCCACCATTAAGTTAATAACATAATGAGCTTGAGATCCTTATATGAGTTAATATGTAAGCCATTGCACCTCGtagacaaaaaaaaacccctatCAATTTATGGAGAAGATTGTTAGATACTTATGTTCTTATATGATGCTAGTGATTTTGTTCATTAATAGATCTAATGATTTCACCAACTACAACACCACGGAAGGAGAATCATTTATGTGCAAAACACGCCACGCTGAGATGCGTATTATGAGTGTTTCACATTAGAGATAAAAATCTAAATTAAGATGTTTAAAATATCTTTATCTATGCAGTATTGATCTCATTACAAATCCCGTTTTATGTAAAATATCACTTTGTTAGAaattatagggaattgttattagcactctaaaaatctcattctgcaCTCATCACAAgtgtaattttctttctaattatagaaagtttgaagtgccaaatgagatttttggagtattaataacaattcccaaattaTAAGAATATTACTTTATAAATCTCTCAATTAACACTAACAACTACATTCTTAATCTAGTTTTATTATATTGACACATTGATTATCTCAGCATTGTATTAATCATCCGGTCATTGTCCGAAATCATAAACAAATAGACCACGCGTTGCCGCCTGGCGGGATGCAACCTTACCAACACCTTACCCCCGTTTCGTCGCCATTTCACAATTGACATCTCCTCTTCGTCTTCAACCTCCCGCTTTACCAGTGAGAAAGAGTGCGGTTTCACAGTCTAAGGCCTTGTGTGGCTGTTCCAAAATGTCCACCACCTCCATATTCcgcctcctccacctcctcctcctcctcctcctcctccaattCTCTTTTTCCTCCGTCCTCGCCGCCCACCCCAAACCCCTCACTTCCCCCTACCTTTCACCCGCCACGATCCACCCAAATTACCAAAACATGTTCAAATTCTTCAAGATCTTCATCTACAACCCAAACAGCACCTTCCCCTTTACCTCCCCATCCCAATCGCTCTTCTACACGCGCCTCCAGGACAGCCACTTCCCCACCGAAAACCCTGAAAAAGCCCACCTCTTCTTCGTCCCCTTCCCCTCCGACCTCCCCCCGCGCTCCGTCGCGCGCCTCATCAGATCCCTCCGCTCCGAGCTTCCCTACTGGAACCGTACCCTCGGCGCCGACCATTTCTATCTCTCATGCGCCGGCATCGGGTACGAATCGGATCGGAATCTCGTCGAGCTCAAGAAAAACTCGGTCCAGATCTCGTGCTTCCCGACGCCGGACGGTAAGTTTATTCCCCACAAGGACATTTCGCTTCCGCCGGTTCCGAGCACTCCCGCGCCGACGAACAACACGGCGAGCATCTTGGCGTACGCCAGGTTCGATTGGGTCAAGGAGTCAACGTTAGTCAACCAATTGAGCAGCGACCCCGATTTTCTGATCGAATCCAAGCCGTCCGATCCCAATACCTTCGCGGACAGACTCGGCGGGAGTAAGTTCTGCTTGTTCGAGTACGGAGGAGGCGAAGTGTCGGGGATCGGGGAGGCGCTGCGTTTCGGTTGCGTGCCGGTGGTGATCACGGACCGTCCGATCCCGGACCTGCCGTTCTCGGACGTGCTGAGGTGGCAAGAGATCGCGGTGTTCGTGAGACGTAGTGGAGGGGTAGTGAGGGAGCTGAAGCGCGTGTTGGGGCGCGCGTGCTGGGAGCGGCACGAGAAGATGAGGGAGTTGGGTGTGGCTGCGAGTCGGCACTTTATGTGGAATGAGACACCGGAGCCGTTCGATGCGTTTTATACGTTGATGTATCAGCTGTGGCTGAGACGGCACACCGTTAGATACGTCAGGAGAGAATGAGCTTACGTACGATGGAAGGATTTTTGTGAACATACCATTTGATATGGTTGTTCGGTCTCACCTTGGGCCTAAtgcaattatattttatttggatGGTCGATTAATGTGTGCTTTGATTAGGGGGCGGCCCAATCAAGATAATATAATCATGGCTGTAAATGGGCCGAGCAGAACCGATTATTATTGTGCTTGAAGTttggtttgtttaatttttctgaGCTCAAGCTAGGTTTGCTTGGTTCTTGCGCACCTTAAAAAATTCGAGCCTGGTACCGAGCTCAAgctgatttaagctattttttgTAATAAGTTGGGTTTGATCGTGTAAAAACTTTGCAACGTAAGAGTGGAGTTGAGTATCATATCAAATCTTTTTAATACGAAACAATATAGTTGATTAAACTTTACATACTTAATACATCCCacatttacttttttaattaaaaattatcataATATATATCGCATACTTTCTCATAATACCCTTACACTCCGCATTCTCATACACCTAATATTTTCCACATACACCCCACATTCCTTAAATCTTATTATactcattttcaaattttataaattaaattgactTAGGATTAAAACCCTAACATTATCTAAAAAGAGAAGTCTACAATAGGATTAAAACCCTAACATTATCTAAAAAGAGAAGTCTACAATCCGGTCTGTTGAGCTTGAGTTTCATTGGGTCATCACATCCAAATCTCCTTTTCCTTGTCTCTTAAGCCCTTTGCTAACAAAAAAGGATTTCTACTAAAAAATGGCAACTGTGCGGAATTTAACAGTGCAAAAGTAAACCCCAGAAGATGAATAAGAACggaaaaggcgttgctgggttGGCCTCCTAAGAAATTGGGTAGTATGGAAAGCAAAATCAAGCTTAAATAATTACCAATGTCGttgaataattaaaacaatGACAGATATGAAATTTTAACTCATCTGAAGCTTCCAAAATATTGATATCGTGTTCCatccgttaattttttttttcttctcaatcaACGTGTTTATGGTTTCAATGGTTAGAATTTTATTCAACAATGGAGTGGCGGGTGAGAggggttttgatagttgaaaaagataaataatactttaaaagtaatttggggtgtatttagaaatttcttattttctttaaaccTCCTAAGGtcgaaattgtcattgcatagtagGTTACATAAGTcacttaatattaaattttaatgtgggatGCATTCAACATTATGTggggtgctaataaaaaaaccatAGTGTAATGTAGTAATCACTAATTATGATATAGTGTTCAATGAAGATTGGGCATATTACGATAGAGAGTCCATTAAACTATATTAATGATATAGAGTTTAAAAGATTTGGATTTCATCCGGATCCACGTGGTGGGATTTTAGAAATCTTTATATTTTAGTCATTCATCATATATTGTagtgaaaaattatttaaatatttttatttaaaattaaactcaAATAGTATCTGAAAAATACTGACTATACCAACAATGAAGGTGAGCATATTTAATGTCCTCacaaaaaaatccgaaaatgaTCCCATCCGTGTTTAGCAGCCTCAGCCGctacgtacaaaataaaatagattAAAGAATCCGACGCAGTGGACTGAAGAAGTGGTCTAGTTTCAACCCCAATTCCTTGATCTCAGTCCAACTTTTCGTTCGATTCAGATCTAAAACACCAACTCCACTCGCCATGGCGGAATCAGGTAATACTACAAAGTTACGATACAAccccgccgccgccgccacctcctcctccttctatCTATTCAtattgttttggtttgtttgtagGTGGCGATGGCTCCTCGGCACCGCCTCCGGCGACTCCGTACGAGAAGGCACTGGACGCTCTATCCTCCTTGATCACAAAACGCAGTCGTGCCGATAAGAGCAACAAGGGCGACCGCTTCGACCTCCTCTTCGACTACGTCAAAGTAAAAAACTACAGAGCTTTATTCACTAACTTAACGACGTCGTATTTGAGCTCATGTGTGCAAATTCAAGTAATTATTGATTAATGGTGTTTTATGTAATAATATGCAGATTCTGGAGTTGGAGGATCCTATTGAAAAGATGAAGATTATTCACGTTGCTGGCACCAAAGGCAAGGTATTTACACAATTTTACATTTTACTAATTGAACTTCAACATGTACATGCTAGATGAAATGTCCCGATGAAAAAAATTCTGGACCCGCCACTGCTTGCGAGtgcttaaaaaattataaaatattcgGTTTAGAGTGCAGACGGTTAAAGAAAAGTATTAAAATCGCTACCCTTTATTGTTAATATATTTGAAGTtacaaactttatttttaaCAGTGTGATTCTGTATATATAAACTGGCTTTGGTTGCTTGTTTCTGTATGATGTGGGACTGATTgctgttttcttgtttttgggtATTGGAAAGGGATCCACCTGCACCTTCACAGAGTCGATATTACGCCATTGCGGCTTTCGCACTGGACTTTTCACGTCTCCTCATCTCATTGATGTTCGAGAAAGATTTCGGTTGGATGGGTGAGTTTGTCTATTTTGTATAGGCTAAGTAGTTTTATATCTAACTTCCATGTTAACAAGTAAGCTTCATGTAATGTTACCTTTTCTTGTTTTCGTCGAATGATGCAGTTTGGACATCAGTGAAGAGAAATTTTTAGCatatttctggtggtgtttcgAGAGACTTAAGGTAATCCATGTGTGatatttttaatcttttgtttgCCGTATTTTTGAATTAGCACATTTTCCTTCTGCTGTATACTGATCAGCAAAAGAGTGTCCATTCTTGTATCCTGAACTTTTTTAGTTCAATGCTTTTGTCTAATTTGTTTAATCATGATGGTTATGTCAAACATGAGCATGTATTTCAAATGCAGGAAAAATCTACTAACGATATACCAATGCCTACCTACTTTCGCTTCCTTGCCTTGCTTGCCTTTAAGATATTTGCAGCAGAACAGGTTTGATGCATATCTTCTTAGTTGCTTCCATATAACATCCTTCCTCTCCAGAAATGTTATTGATCTCGATGATGTGAATCAGTAATGTTGCTTTTATTTTAATCTACTATGCAGGTAGATGTTGCTATCTTGGAGGTAGGGTTAGGCGGAAGGTTTGATGCAACAAATGTGGTATGTGAAATGGGTATTTGAGTACGATATCCATTATTTTGATTGCTTTGGAAATAACCAAGTATAGATGCATTAACATTTCAGGTTCAGGCGCCTGTTGTCTGTGGTATATCTTCCCTTGGATACGACCACATGGAGATTCTtggttagtgttttctcaaACCTATGTAATTACATGTGAGTAATTGAGGCATTTAATtgaaaatacaaatataaaGAACATATGCAAATGTTCTGTATTTGCAATGTGATACAATTACAATTTGGCTTGTTATGGTGTCAAACTGTCAATTTGGGCCATTGATCAAGTGGAAAATTGTTTGAATGTGTGGTCCAGATTGTCAATCTGGCGCCACAACATGCGAACATTGATACCCATGCCCACAGGTGTCTAATACGCATgattgcttttgttttctttgctgGATACTATAAATAGGAAATACTTTGGGAGCAATTGCTGGGGAGAAGGCTGGAATCTTCAAGGTTTTCCTTAAAATTACATTTTCTAAATGCATATGATGATTGGCCATATGTCTAACAGAATTTACACTCACTTCCGTTActgcccatttttttttttctttcaattcagtCTAGGGTTCCTGCCTTGACTGTGCCTCAACCTGATGAAGCAATGCGTGTACTGGAAGAGAAGGCTTCTCAGTTGGATGTAAGTTGCAAGATGTTCCCTTCATTGATTTTTTCTCAGAAGTTGAAAATGCATGATACAGAATGAAAGAAATTTGACGTCTCTCTAGAAACTGTAATCTACAAGCGGTCATCTAATAAGTAGATGAATTCCTAACAAACAGATAATTAAATCAAAGTTTTGAGACAGGTTCCATGCGCATATTTGTTTTAAGAACCCCTTTAAGTACTGACATGCTCTTAAATCTTCACTCGCATCCTTTGCTGCTTAAGCCTCAGCTTCCATTCTTCTGCAATCCTAGGATACTTTTGATTATCGGAGGtcctgggattctgaatttcgGTTCGTTATGGACTACAAAGTTGCCAAGTCATAGCTGCCATGTTCGAAGGAACTTGAGGCCTTTTTGTAATTGAGGGATGCCATTCTATTTGACCTACACGTATAAGGAGTTTGGCTATATTCTAGGGATGTACCTTCCATCTATTAAGCAAATAATATTTCAACAATTTGAGGAGTTACACTATGCCAAGCCAAATTTAGCTATTTTGAATTCCGTATTGATGTTCTTataaagaaatataaataaatcaTTATTGACGCAGTTACTTTGTTTTGagataaatacaaaacaaaaagaatgtcTTCAATGAACTGAGAAATTATGCTGGTTCCAGGTACCCCTTCAACTGGTACAACCGTTGGATCCCAATATGCTGAATGGCTCAAAACTTGGGCTTGCAGGCGAGCACCAATATGTTAATGCTGGTCTTGCTATTGCACTGTCCTCTACATGGCTCCAGAGGACTGGTCAC contains the following coding sequences:
- the LOC137733812 gene encoding folylpolyglutamate synthase-like, translating into MAESGGDGSSAPPPATPYEKALDALSSLITKRSRADKSNKGDRFDLLFDYVKILELEDPIEKMKIIHVAGTKGKGSTCTFTESILRHCGFRTGLFTSPHLIDVRERFRLDGLDISEEKFLAYFWWCFERLKEKSTNDIPMPTYFRFLALLAFKIFAAEQVDVAILEVGLGGRFDATNVVQAPVVCGISSLGYDHMEILGNTLGAIAGEKAGIFKSRVPALTVPQPDEAMRVLEEKASQLDVPLQLVQPLDPNMLNGSKLGLAGEHQYVNAGLAIALSSTWLQRTGHLEYPEHTTSLPEQFIKGLTATVSLQGRAQIVPDRFINSESPEDLLFYLDGAHSPESMEICARWFSLSVQPPSTSGPSHDPVQRHPIEKVGKNSEQILLFNCMSVRDPQLLLPNLMKTCASHGVYFKKALFVPNTSVYYKVGSHSLPPTDSQVDLSWQFALQKVWENLMQGNKGGADNSAATVCEELTDDKEIAVKSCENSAVFPSLPSAIQWLRDTVRQSKSVRFQVLVTGSLHLVGDVLRLIKK
- the LOC137734442 gene encoding probable glycosyltransferase At5g03795, with the protein product MSTTSIFRLLHLLLLLLLLQFSFSSVLAAHPKPLTSPYLSPATIHPNYQNMFKFFKIFIYNPNSTFPFTSPSQSLFYTRLQDSHFPTENPEKAHLFFVPFPSDLPPRSVARLIRSLRSELPYWNRTLGADHFYLSCAGIGYESDRNLVELKKNSVQISCFPTPDGKFIPHKDISLPPVPSTPAPTNNTASILAYARFDWVKESTLVNQLSSDPDFLIESKPSDPNTFADRLGGSKFCLFEYGGGEVSGIGEALRFGCVPVVITDRPIPDLPFSDVLRWQEIAVFVRRSGGVVRELKRVLGRACWERHEKMRELGVAASRHFMWNETPEPFDAFYTLMYQLWLRRHTVRYVRRE